The following are encoded together in the Platichthys flesus chromosome 9, fPlaFle2.1, whole genome shotgun sequence genome:
- the LOC133960642 gene encoding sex comb on midleg-like protein 2 isoform X1 has product MKLEAHDPRNSTSVCIATVMGLTGVRLRLRLDGSDNSNDFWRLVDSSDIQPIGTCEKNGDMLQPPLGFRMNASSWPMFLLRTLNGAEMAPATAFKKEPPGPPQNNFKPGMKLEAVDKKNPYLICPATIGEVRGDEVFVMFDGWRGAFDYWCKCDSRDIFPVGWCSLTKHSLQSPGNSVTLPKNLQSLPVSPSKPSRRSMHSPYRLPNPLPPLPVRKGVRGRRPKSETIALLKAVAEAAAAQNGAVSENMQLVPQPHKKRGPKPGSKRKSKILQGPTQLSSILVPQEGPPSLNSVVSTVCVYVNKHGNCGPHLDRKQMQHLPDHFGPGPVNAVLQQVVQSCVDCAYQPKVLLIALQTHSGGGEVVRVRTDGVVRVVKLPSASSASFVLRFLEMMCRHLQCDNLFSSQPFSHYSAYDRNKSVKEEALDAPSLARGSKRSLSGISPLYAAPLSPKHLRTEAHPSEAETLPHEENGLIKEQRYMDSASNSMTPRPQTVRSSSEYHSQASSLYHPGNSTPMRRHSSNPAELGSTQPLRRVEASSTTGPEAAASDRESQQLPSKNPSSWTIEEVMQFIRDADPTALAPHAELFRKHEIDGKALMLLRSDMIMKYMGLKLGPALKLCHHIERLKQGKV; this is encoded by the exons ATGAAGCTGGAAGCCCATGACCCACGCAATTCCACTTCAGTTTGCATTGCCACAGTGATGGGTCTAACTGGGGTTCGTCTGCGTCTCCGTCTGGATGGAAGCGACAACAGCAATGATTTCTGGAGACTGGTGGATTCCTCTGACATTCAGCCCATCGGCACCTGTGAGAAGAATGGAGACATGTTGCAGCCGCCACTGG GATTTCGGATGAATGCGTCCTCATGGCCCATGTTCCTTTTGAGAACCTTAAATGGAGCAGAAATGGCCCCGGCAACAGCCTTTAAAAAG GAGCCTCCGGGACCCCCCCAGAACAACTTCAAGCCAGGCATGAAGCTGGAGGCTGTGGACAAGAAGAACCCGTACCTCATCTGCCCTGCCACCATTGGGGAAGTAAGGGGGGATGAGGTGTTCGTCATGTTCGACGGCTGGAGGGGTGCCTTCGATTACTGGTGCAAGTGTGACTCCCGGGACATCTTTCCTGTCGGCTGGTGCTCCCTCACAAAGCACAGCCTCCAGTCACCAGGCAACAGTG TGACCCTCCCAAAGAACTTGCAGAGTCTCCCAGTGTCACCCTCCAAGCCCAGCAGGCGTTCCATGCACTCCCCCTACAGACTCCCCAACCCTCTGCCCCCGCTGCCCGTCAGAAAGGGGGTACGAGGCCGTCGGCCCAAGAGCGAAACCATCGCTCTTCTCAAAGCTGTGGCAGAAGCAGCGGCTGCCCAGAACGGAGCCGTATCGGAAAACATGCAGCTTGTACCTCAGCCTCACAAGAAGAGAGGACCCAAACCCGGAAGCAAG AGAAAGTCCAAGATTCTGCAGGGTCCGACACAGCTGTCCAGCATCCTGGTTCCACAGGAAGGCCCCCCGAGTCTCAACTCAGTGGTTTCAACAG tgtgtgtatatgtaaatAAGCATGGAAACTGTGGTCCGCACCTGGACAGGAAGCAGATGCAGCATCTGCCCGACCACTTTGGCCCGGGGCCGGTCAACGCTGTGCTCCAGCAGGTGGTCCAGTCATGTGTGGACTGTGCGTACCAGCCCAAAGTCCTGCTCATTGCTCTGCAGACtcactcaggaggaggagaggttgtcagag TGAGGACGGATGGTGTAGTTCGTGTGGTTAAACTACCTTCAGCTTCCAGTGCTTCCTTCGTGCTGCGGTTTCTGGAGATGATGTGTCGTCATCTGCAATGTGACAACCTGTTCAGCAGCCAACCGTTCAGCCACTACTCTGCCTATGACAGGAACAAGTCAG TGAAAGAAGAGGCGTTGGACGCTCCCTCTCTTGCTCGGGGTAGTAAACGCAGTCTCTCTGGAATCTCTCCACTGTATGCAGCCCCTCTGTCTCCTAAACATTTACGCACAGAAGCCCACCCCTCAGAAG CTGAGACTCTGCCCCATGAGGAGAATGGCCTGATAAAGGAGCAGCGCTACATGGACTCCGCCTCCAACTCCATGACTCCTCGTCCTCAAACAGTGCGGAGTTCTTCAGAGTACCACTCTCAGGCCAGCAGCCTCTACCATCCAGGCAACAGCACTCCCATGCGCCGCCACTCATCTAACCCCGCAGAGCTCGGCTCCACACAGCCTCTCAGACGAGTTGAAG CCAGCTCCACCACCGGCCCTGAGGCGGCAGCGTCTGATCGGGAGAGTCAACAGCTGCCCAGTAAAAACCCTTCCTCCTGGACCATTGAGGAGGTCATGCAGTTCATCAGGGATGCTGACCCCACAGCATTAGCGCCACATGCTGAACTGTTCAGGAAACAT GAGATTGATGGAAAAGCCCTGATGCTGCTGCGGAGCGACATGATCATGAAGTACATGGGTCTGAAGCTGGGGCCTGCACTGAAGTTATGTCACCACATAGAGCGGCTGAAACAAGGCAAAGTGTAG
- the LOC133960642 gene encoding sex comb on midleg-like protein 2 isoform X2 — protein sequence MKLEAHDPRNSTSVCIATVMGLTGVRLRLRLDGSDNSNDFWRLVDSSDIQPIGTCEKNGDMLQPPLGFRMNASSWPMFLLRTLNGAEMAPATAFKKEPPGPPQNNFKPGMKLEAVDKKNPYLICPATIGEVRGDEVFVMFDGWRGAFDYWCKCDSRDIFPVGWCSLTKHSLQSPGNSVTLPKNLQSLPVSPSKPSRRSMHSPYRLPNPLPPLPVRKGVRGRRPKSETIALLKAVAEAAAAQNGAVSENMQLVPQPHKKRGPKPGSKRKSKILQGPTQLSSILVPQEGPPSLNSVVSTVCVYVNKHGNCGPHLDRKQMQHLPDHFGPGPVNAVLQQVVQSCVDCAYQPKVLLIALQTHSGGGEVVRVRTDGVVRVVKLPSASSASFVLRFLEMMCRHLQCDNLFSSQPFSHYSAYDRNKSVKEEALDAPSLARGSKRSLSGISPLYAAPLSPKHLRTEAHPSEAETLPHEENGLIKEQRYMDSASNSMTPRPQTVRSSSEYHSQASSLYHPGNSTPMRRHSSNPAELGSTQPLRRVEAASSTTGPEAAASDRESQQLPSKNPSSWTIEEVMQFIRDADPTALAPHAELFRKHEIDGKALMLLRSDMIMKYMGLKLGPALKLCHHIERLKQGKV from the exons ATGAAGCTGGAAGCCCATGACCCACGCAATTCCACTTCAGTTTGCATTGCCACAGTGATGGGTCTAACTGGGGTTCGTCTGCGTCTCCGTCTGGATGGAAGCGACAACAGCAATGATTTCTGGAGACTGGTGGATTCCTCTGACATTCAGCCCATCGGCACCTGTGAGAAGAATGGAGACATGTTGCAGCCGCCACTGG GATTTCGGATGAATGCGTCCTCATGGCCCATGTTCCTTTTGAGAACCTTAAATGGAGCAGAAATGGCCCCGGCAACAGCCTTTAAAAAG GAGCCTCCGGGACCCCCCCAGAACAACTTCAAGCCAGGCATGAAGCTGGAGGCTGTGGACAAGAAGAACCCGTACCTCATCTGCCCTGCCACCATTGGGGAAGTAAGGGGGGATGAGGTGTTCGTCATGTTCGACGGCTGGAGGGGTGCCTTCGATTACTGGTGCAAGTGTGACTCCCGGGACATCTTTCCTGTCGGCTGGTGCTCCCTCACAAAGCACAGCCTCCAGTCACCAGGCAACAGTG TGACCCTCCCAAAGAACTTGCAGAGTCTCCCAGTGTCACCCTCCAAGCCCAGCAGGCGTTCCATGCACTCCCCCTACAGACTCCCCAACCCTCTGCCCCCGCTGCCCGTCAGAAAGGGGGTACGAGGCCGTCGGCCCAAGAGCGAAACCATCGCTCTTCTCAAAGCTGTGGCAGAAGCAGCGGCTGCCCAGAACGGAGCCGTATCGGAAAACATGCAGCTTGTACCTCAGCCTCACAAGAAGAGAGGACCCAAACCCGGAAGCAAG AGAAAGTCCAAGATTCTGCAGGGTCCGACACAGCTGTCCAGCATCCTGGTTCCACAGGAAGGCCCCCCGAGTCTCAACTCAGTGGTTTCAACAG tgtgtgtatatgtaaatAAGCATGGAAACTGTGGTCCGCACCTGGACAGGAAGCAGATGCAGCATCTGCCCGACCACTTTGGCCCGGGGCCGGTCAACGCTGTGCTCCAGCAGGTGGTCCAGTCATGTGTGGACTGTGCGTACCAGCCCAAAGTCCTGCTCATTGCTCTGCAGACtcactcaggaggaggagaggttgtcagag TGAGGACGGATGGTGTAGTTCGTGTGGTTAAACTACCTTCAGCTTCCAGTGCTTCCTTCGTGCTGCGGTTTCTGGAGATGATGTGTCGTCATCTGCAATGTGACAACCTGTTCAGCAGCCAACCGTTCAGCCACTACTCTGCCTATGACAGGAACAAGTCAG TGAAAGAAGAGGCGTTGGACGCTCCCTCTCTTGCTCGGGGTAGTAAACGCAGTCTCTCTGGAATCTCTCCACTGTATGCAGCCCCTCTGTCTCCTAAACATTTACGCACAGAAGCCCACCCCTCAGAAG CTGAGACTCTGCCCCATGAGGAGAATGGCCTGATAAAGGAGCAGCGCTACATGGACTCCGCCTCCAACTCCATGACTCCTCGTCCTCAAACAGTGCGGAGTTCTTCAGAGTACCACTCTCAGGCCAGCAGCCTCTACCATCCAGGCAACAGCACTCCCATGCGCCGCCACTCATCTAACCCCGCAGAGCTCGGCTCCACACAGCCTCTCAGACGAGTTGAAG CAGCCAGCTCCACCACCGGCCCTGAGGCGGCAGCGTCTGATCGGGAGAGTCAACAGCTGCCCAGTAAAAACCCTTCCTCCTGGACCATTGAGGAGGTCATGCAGTTCATCAGGGATGCTGACCCCACAGCATTAGCGCCACATGCTGAACTGTTCAGGAAACAT GAGATTGATGGAAAAGCCCTGATGCTGCTGCGGAGCGACATGATCATGAAGTACATGGGTCTGAAGCTGGGGCCTGCACTGAAGTTATGTCACCACATAGAGCGGCTGAAACAAGGCAAAGTGTAG